A segment of the Camelus dromedarius isolate mCamDro1 chromosome 34, mCamDro1.pat, whole genome shotgun sequence genome:
GTTATATGTTGCTGTATATGGTACAATAAAGTCTTGGggcttttttttctcccactccgTGCCTAGTTCTTCCTTTCATGTGGTTTCGCTGGTCGCTGATGGGAGGGAACCCGGGGAAACTGTTGTGTGAACAGGTATAAGGTGGTGAGAAGGAGACCAGAGGCAACACTTAAGAGTCATCGGCGTTGGGACACAAAACACTGGCCCATTCACAGAAAGCATGTCTCGCTTGAACACAGACAGGTATACAAAGAGCAAACATATAAACAAGTACGTTACAGACATGGATATTCTCCCATTAAATACCTGTTTGCAGCATTACATTAAATACAGCTCATTTCATCTAGCATTTATATCTTCGTTTCAAAGACCGTTTGTCTCTACGTAGAACCAGTTCTGGGGCAGGGAAAGTACGGAATGAGCCTGATTGTTTTGGCAGAAAGTAATAAAGTGCTCCATATCTAAGGGAGATAGACTAAAAGGACATAAGAACTAGTGTGAAGAGGGTCACACTAGACAAATCAGGGACAAATTGAGGATCAAagtaaataatgacaataatgaaTCATAGCTCAGATAAAATTGGAATGCATGAGTCCACAATGATAcacatgcatgaatgaatgaataaataaatacaggaggaaaaagaggctCTTCCTGACAGAATGAAAACTAAATAACAAGGGTTAATGGAGTTAgaaaatctccattttacatCCATCAGAGTAATAAttgattcaggcaagaatcatcaaaTGGATGCGAAAACTAAGATTGAAAAGGAATGTGACATTTCATAGTCTCATGTCTCCCCACATGTAATTACTTTTAATTACAAAGCAAAAAGTAGTAATCTTCTCCAATAAATTACTAAGGAACTTGCAAAGTTCCAAAAACTCTGCATTATCAAATGTCCCAGAAACAACTGTGAGAGGATGTAGAATGAATACCATTTGTGAgagtaaagaaaaaggaagcttTCCTTCGAGGAAGCAGTTTTGTGCCCTGCAAAGTCAGCAAAGAAGAATCAGGCTGTGGTCTTGGTGACTTTTTCCTAAGTATATTTCTCTTTTGAACTCAATCATTCGACCTTATGTTTCCATTACTCTGGGGAAAATGGGAGCTTCATACATGAATGATTCATTTTTCATCGTACaaatttttcttcagtgttgccTCTGGGATGTTGGTTACAATGGGGAGTATGAAATGAATGCCCAGTTGTTGGTATTTTATAAAGTTTCCCTCAAAACCTTATGTTCAATTGGATAGTGATTTAGAGTTTGCTGAAGTTAACCATTTTATGTAACACTATGCATTTTACCGTCAAAAGGAATGGAAGGTGGGAGGTTACAAATCTTAGACAGGGTCCGGTTTCTGCTGCAGACACCTGGCAGCGTGTGCTTAAAACTGAGAATCAGGAATGAACATCGGAAAAATATCATCAAGGCATCAGCAATGGGGTATTAGAAATGAACACGTGTTTATCTGTAATGTGTTGCCGGAAGAGCGAGAACAGGGGAGCCCCTTTAGCTAGTTAGCTGCTAAAACTGCTGGATGCATCCAAGACACATTTGTTAAACCCCAACTCTGCGTGTGCTCGGTGTGGGGGACATATCAGAACGGACCTCAGGGACTCTGCTCACATAAAACTTACAATCTAATTTGTGCTGGGGGCGGATACAGAAGAGTAGGTGGGCAAGGACCCTAACATGGTGACTAGCACTTGACAGGTGAAGTGCAACATGCCATGAGAACACGGAGCAGGGGTCCTGTAACTCACAGAGGGGTCGGAGGAAGATATTCCAGAAGGGCACCTCGCAGCAGATTATCACAGGAGTAAAGGCTCCAAAGACCTTCCCTTCCTAGGATGAAAAAGCTTACCAGCAGTATGATTAAGCCaagaaagctgtttaaaaaaaaagaaaagaagtatataaggaaggaaaagaaggaaggagaagacattttcaattttcttccctctttacTTTTCTTTACCCATCCAGATACCACAAGTAGtttatgaaatgaagaaaaacaaagataaaagagGAGGAGACAGTAATACAAACACCACTACCACCAAAATTAAAGGTAATAAGTTTTCATGAGTGCCACCCTTACCAGTGCAGAATCTGGCCAAAATAGACAGTTCAGATATGTTTATGCTGGTGGTGAGAGCGCAAGTTGGGATAAACTTTCAGGAAGGGATTTTGCAATACAATTCGAGGATTTTGTATAATTCAGTAATTCCCCATCTAGGAATAtaattgggggtggggtgggggcactcAAAGATTTATTGAATGTGTGTTAATGAAGCACTATttataatttggaaaaattaaactAATTACAGTAGTAGAAAACTGCTCATTAGATATAATACAGCCCTATGGTAGAATTTTACAAAATCATGAAAatcaagttgaaaataaaatctaacttGTGGAGTAAGTTACAAAGGGCAGAAAGGTGATCTGGAGAAGCAGAGAACACCCCACATGGCCTCTGTCTGGGTACTGTAACAGTCTGTGGCCATTTCCTCTGTGACTGGCCGCCCTGTTGTGCTAACCTGATTACTGGCTTATAACACAAGGTTTTCTATGGTTCTGAAACAGTCTCCAGACCCTTAACTGACTACCCTGAGCTACAGACTTCTCACTCTCGCTTTAAAAGCACgattagaaaacaaagaaatgattatGTGTGAAGTAATTCCCCAATCCTGTCCTTTGTAGCCTAGACATGTTCTATGAGGTCTTCCAGCCAGCATCACCAAATCCCATAAAGGCCAAGTCCCCAAATCCCCACGCCGCTGTCTCAGGAGGGACCATGCTTGCTGCTCTCTGGGTCCTAGCACACTTCCTCCACACTCTGCAAAATTCTTCAAGAATTTATCTGGTCATTTAGCCAAGACCATCTCAACAAAATGTTATACCTCCTACCTTCATGCAAAAATGCGATATTTAAAATTAGCCCTTGAAAAGTTGCCTGAGATTTCTGTAGACAGAACCAGATTTTGGTGTCCTAGACCAGCTCACATTTGAAATGAAATCTTCCAGGGCTGAGGGAGGAAGAAAGTGAGCCATAATGGAAAGAAATCAGTGTTAGAGATGAAGAGCTTGGGTTCTAGTCACGGTTTTGCTGCTGAGTACCTGTGTGACCTGGGGGAAGGCATGTAAGCCTGGATCTAGTCTCAGAAACAGGAGAGAACTTAACTAGCTCATCCTTAAGGCCCACTAAATGTGAGTATCCTGTCGTTTTAAGAATCTTCTTAAATCAAAGGACTTTTAAGATGGGAAAGACAAACTTGTTTGAGAAAGAGTTCAGATTTCTTCTGTGTGACCAATGGAAGCTGAATCATCTATGGAAGGAAAAAAGTCCCTTTCCGAAGTATTGCTCGTTTCTCAGGAGAGTGATTTTCTGCTTAAAGTTTTCTTCAGGGCAGCTTTGACATCCTTATTCCTCAGGCTGTAGATTAACGGGTTGAGCATGGGCACCACGATGGTATAGAACAAGGAGGACACTTTCCCCTGGTTCATGGGTAAAAGAGAAGGTGGTTTGAGGTACATGAACGCCCCCGacccaaagaaaagagaaactgcgATTACGTGGGAACTGCAGGTGCTAAAGGCTTTGGACCTGCCTTCAGTGGAGCGAATACGGAGGATGCTGGAGAGGATGAGGGCGTAGGAAATGAAGATGGTAACTGTGGGCACGCCAATATCGATGCCCACAATGACAAAAACCACCAGCTCATTTACATACGTGCTGGTGCATGAGCGCTCAAGAAGGGGAAGGATGTCACACATGTAATGGTCAACCAGCCTGTTGGCACAGAAGGTCAGTCTCACCATGCATGCTGTGTGGGCCATGGCCCCAGCAAACCCCATCACGTACACACCCAACAAGAGAAGTAAGCAGGCCTGGGGAGAAATGGTGGCCGTGTACACCAGTGGGTTACAGATGGCGACATAGCGGTCATATGCCATCGCGGACAGGACAAAGGACTCAGAgatgacaaagaaaagaaaaaagaagagctgAGTCATACACCCTGCATAGGAGATGATATTCTTCTTTGAGACAAAACTCATCAGCATTTTGGGAGTGATGACAGTAGAATAGCAGAAATCTATGAAGGACAAATTATagaggaaaaagtacatgggggtgtgcaGATTACAGTTGAGTCCAATCAGCGTTATCAAGCCCAGGTTCCCTGCCACGGTGACCATGTAGAAACCTAGAAACAGGAAGAAGAGGGGCATCTGGAGTTGCGGCTGGTTGGTTAAGCCTGCGAGGATGAACTCTGTCACGGAAGAATTCTCAGGCATCATTGTCACTTAAGGAATTCTGTGGAAACAAGGGGAAACAGTCActtagaaggagagagagagagagagaccacgcTGCCCTCCCTGTCACCTCCTTGTTCTTTAGAACTAGATCCACACAGAGATATTTTTGACTTCAGCAGAAAGGCCTTTCTGGAAGCCTGTGGGTCTATTCCCATGACCCCCTAGTCACTCGGCCTCTGGACCTCCATCAGGAGGACCCATCTGCCTCCGAGATGAGGGCAGGTTCTGCTGGGAAGAAGAGACCCAAGGATGAGCTGACGAATCTGGATCTTTACTTTGGTCCATTTATTGTGCCCTTCTACCTCCAGTGTCTGCTCAGGTTTACAATAACTGCGGTCAGTCTCTGGGGAGAGTCCTCTGAGTGGATGGAGCCAGCCCAGCTGTGCCAGACTGGTGGACTCAGACAGACCAGAAAAGTGAGGTGGCCCTTCCCAGAGCCTCTGTGACTTGAGGTTGGGGGGTTAGGCAAAAAGTTCAGCCCAGATACAGTCACTCACCTCCTTCAGCCTGAAGCTTCAGCCGTGTCCCTTTTGGTTCAACTCttagcagacagacagacagatggctgCGGTGCTAACACAGATGAAGGAACTAAGAGGACACCCCTTCCCTTAGTCCGTGTTCTGGTTGGGGGATCAGAGCTTGGACAGCCTTAGAATTCTTTCTGAACTAAAAGACGAGACGTCTGATTGAGGCTTCGCCCCAAGGCTTTTTCCCAGCTTGCAGAAGGGAGACGGCATCTTTGTCTGTAATCAGTGCCAGGCAGTGACAAGAGACTGAGCAGTTTTATTCTGGGTTTAGAGATCTGGGGACCTGATTAGAGGTAGAAAAAGCCAGAGGTTCCCCTGGGACCGCAGccctaaaaattaacttaaaaaaacgGAACTTTTGCTTATACCCTTGGTAATATTTGAGTACAATTTTAGAAACATTTGTTCAGTTAATGTCTCCTcagtaaaatgcaaaaataatcaTTTACCACTTACTGAACACTCATCATATATGTACACCCCATGCTCTTTCTGTCCCAGCACTAGTATGTGGACCCCAGCATGCCAGCATCCAaagcattttacatataataCTTTGTTTTAATTCTCCCCCAAATCCTATGAACTAGGTTTTATCACTTCCATGTTAGAGATGAAGTATTTTACGAGATTACGAAGGTAATTTGTAACAAAGGTTAAATCACAAAGGTCATATAAAATCTAGGTCTAACTCCAAATCTGGTTTTCTTAACAATTGAATTTACTATCTCCCTGTGGGAGATAATGCGGTGTACAAACTCTCACCCTCGAGGCTCTGACATTCTACTGGAAAAGAGAAGATAGAACGTATCTAACTAAATATGCAAAAAATGTGATAagatccagaaaaaaatgatttattaaaaataaaacaccatgCAAGTTTAGAGGAGGGCATTCCACACACCACTTACATTTCAGTTTATCACAGAAATTGCACAATATCTGGCCCAGGAAAAACAAACCTTCCATCTTGGAATTTGAGCTTGACAGTAAAGAACAATCCCCATCAGTTAAGAAGTTCCCCCCTCCCAAATTGCTAAATTGTTGGAATTCGCCTTAATGTCCCCTGTCTCCATCCTCTCAGCTCTCTTTTGGGGTCCTGGTATCCTCAGACTGACCCTGATGGCTGATCCCTCTTCACTCCATTGAACCCACTATTTGTTTCCCTATTTTGCTTGCTTTGCTCTTTTCCCAACTTCCCCTCTGTCAAGACAAAAGTTATCCCTTTGTGTCCCAGTTTCTTAGAGCCTTCTTGAGCTTAGTGACAGCTTATTCACGCATTGGGGGCCTCACAGGTTTGAAGCAATACTAAAAATCATCTAATCCTATGGTTCACAAAACTAGATTTACAATTGAATTAGGTATGTATATgctaatttaaaaagtacataccCTGCTGGTCCAACCTACACATacaaatcagaatctccaggagtGGGGCTTTAcaatctgtttttctcttctaacTCTCCCCTGGTGATCTGGATATTTATCCAGGTTTGGGAATACACTAACATAATCCTCCTACCCTGTATCTTCCATACAAAACTAATCACAGAGCTGGTTGCTGGTAGATTATGGAATAAAACATGGGCCTCTAATCTCTGCCGTTGAAGAAGTTTTCCACCTTATCCAGAGGAAGCCCACCTGGTCTTTAGTTTAGCTGAAATGCAGAGTACAAGTAAAGGATGTAATTGGACACCAGATCTGGAACAGCACCCCAGGGTCATACTGGAGAGAGGCTTGACTGTCAGGACAGGAAATGTCTATGCGACGTGAGTCCGCGGAACATTCTGAACAGGAGAATGAATGACATGATCAGATGTGCTGAGAGAGGCCAATTAGTGTAATGAGCTGTTGGGTGTCAGTGACTTGGTGCCACAGACCCTCCAGGCACTGTTTCATCTTGTAATCCAGACAAGATGCCTTAACTCAAAACACAGCAATAAGATAAGGAACAAGGGAGGGACTCTCAGAATAAATCACAAGTAAATGGAGCAAGAGGCCTTTCTAAGTTTTTAGCTCATTGCAAACCAGATAATGTGGGCTTTGCCTTACAGCTGGGCTGTCCTCTACCCTCCACTCTCAACATTTTTACAGGACCCTGAGTTCAGGTGCCATCGGCAAGCTCTCTGTGTTAGACACATTGTATGCCGCATGTCACATTACTCAGGCTATGTTTTCAGCTGGCTGCGTGCAATTGTAGCCAAACAGCAGCTTCTCAGCTGCACCACTTACACACGCCCTGCTTTCTGCTGTAGGATGTCTCTGCCACCACATGTGGAATGTGTGTGGGAATCCGCTCAGCCATACTATTACATGTGCAAACCTGGAAGTGTAAAAGAGTCAACACACCCTGGGAGCCGGTGGATAAGTGCTCCCCTCTTCTGGGTCTCTAGTGATGCATTCTTCATAGCATCTCAAAAGGCCTGAGATTATTGATCCTAAATTTCCCATTAAAATTAACAGCCCAGTAACCCACCCTTGGGTTGGctttctgtcttttcttgttTCACTCTTCCTTTTCCCTGAGATCATTTCCAAAAATAAGCTACCTGCACTCAGATCCTTGTCTCCAGCATGGCTTTTTGTGGAAACCCCAGATAAAGTACTCCTAAAGCAGAATTTGGAGCAGGTCTGACCAAAATGTTTGTTATTCCACCTGGGAGGAAGCAGCCTTCCCCAAAGCTGTTTGATCCCAGGTCAGGAAACCAAAAATGAATTGTGAAATTCATCAAGTACCTGAAATTCCATGTTGCAGAGAATTTTGAGTAAGTTCTATCAAAATGCCAAGAGGCCAGAAAAAGTAGGACCTCAAATCTCAGATCTGATGGGGATTAGCAAAAAAATCCTATCCTACCTTGTCCTAAGATCTACCGCAGCTCTCCTCACAACATGTCACTGTCTTTGTGAACATCCACATCCTTCCAGTGATTTGGAGGATGGGAACTAGGTCTATTCACTTTTATATCTTTAAACCAACTGTAGAACCTGGCTTGCAGACACTcacaaaatgtttattaatatcAAATTCTTAATctctttgtctataaaatggggataatgataataattcacagggttgttgtgagagtTAAATCGTATAAGGGAAAAGCCTGGCAAAGAGGTGGACACATGGAAGAGCCTTGATAAATGTTACAGGAAATATACATAAGACgaatataaaatgtgtataatttAGGGAGGGAATGAGGAAGAGAACAAGCTTGCTAAGAGGTGAGTGACCCTTTCAAGAGGCAAGAGAGAGGCTAATACAGGATGGAAGGAGATGGGAGCTGGTAGGAGCGAGAGGAgctctgaaataatatttttttcttcaaaacttgATGTCAGGCCCATCTCTCTGATTCAACTTAATCCGCAGACAGGCTCAAGGCCGTTGAATGTTTCACCTTGTCCCTACTTCCTGTCCAAAACCAATGCTCTATTTTTTCAGATAACCCAGACTCTACCACATGACGAAGGCCAAATTACGAAGTCGGGTGAGCTTTCCTTTACAGTCTCCAATCTCTCTGTACCCACTTCTGGTCTTGGTAAAAATCCCTCTTCCCCGAACCCTCATAGTCCTAAAGAGAAAGTCCTTTTCTTTACCTTCAATTTTGTGTCAAAACCAACTCTCAGAAAAGATTTCACAAATTCATCATCAGTCTTTCAAAGCTTGTTGGGGATCATAAACGTTTCACACCCTCttccaggcctttttttttttttttttaatgaagacaaAATCTTTAACCAGAAAACACAAATCTCTAATGATGAACTTTCAGATGGTATTCAGTGGATGAGAGGGTACATTTTGGTTAGAATGGGGCAGTTGGAGTCATCATGGACTGGGTTTATAATGAGAACCTCGCTGGCAGCTGCCTGTTCTCCACTTGGCAAGCTGATTATAACCCCTATAAagtcctgggtgtgtgtgtgtggggtgtgtgtggggtgtgtgtgtgtgtgtgtgtgtgtgtgtgtgtgttgggtgacaTTTGCACATACTCAGTGCTTGCTAATGCTCCATTCCAGGGGGTATATTTTGATCACAGCTCAATAACAAGAGGCCTCAAGCATGAATCTTGCACTTAGAAATTTGCCACTGCCTTGGTGATTACAATAAATCCCCATCTTGGTCTCACCTCCACTATAGTCAACtcacaattaaagaaaataaatcattattaCAAACCGGAAATGAGCCCCACAGGAAAGGGGCTCCTTGGGGGCACAGAAAGCAAAGACCTAAGCTTCATTAAAAGTTGACTTTTCTCTAGGAGCCTTAGAGGATTCGTGTTTGGATGATAGAACAACCAAGAAAAGTTTCTCTGGATTTATGTCACTTCAGAGCCCGTTGCCATGGGAACTACGTTTCAAAAATCTTCTCAGCTGGGGCTTCACTAAAGTCATGTTCCCTGAAGAGCAGATGCAGCCCAAGCAGGAAGCAGTGTAGGAAGGACTATTCTTAACCGTATTCCTTTTGTTGCAGAACTGCCCTCTTTCCAAAACTTGAAGCTCTATATagtgcttctttattttatttgtttctattttttctgtctttttttaaattacgaTCTATTTGTGTCATTCCATGTGTGacacatgaaaatgcaaatacaatATCTCTCATGCACATGCATTAACCCTCAGATTTCTGGTGGCACGAGGTTGGCCCCAAGTGCGGTGACCATCACTGCCCACCTCTGGAGGCCAAGCACAAGGCACAGTTTCATAAGAACAGGTAGGGAACCTGACCGTGGAGAAAGATGACAGCTGACAGATCTTCATTTGAAGTGGCCTCAGTCAGCTCCTAAGAGAACAAATGTCAGGAGTTACATACTTCTGCATGACGTTGGATCTCAATAtacttttattaaacattttcaacTCCTTAACATACAAATCTCTACATAAATGATATATGTATTTAACATAGAATCCTAGAATTAGAAGGGAACTTGGAGGTCTGTATTGGGGGTAATGAACATGTATCAGACACTTGTGTACCAAGCACTCTGCTAGTAGTTTTACATACATTATGTCatttatagaaaatgaataaTCTACCACATGCACAGATTTGACACGCTTAAAAATATCATCCAGTGGATTCAAGAATGCTAATAGTCGTcctaatatttcatatttttaaatgcttacgGTGTGCCAACAACTATGCTAAGTGCTTCACACATATTAGagtggttaattttttaaaaaatccttttaagtAGGTACTATTTTTATCCTATTCAACACAAGAACACTTCCTTGACTCAAAAGGATCAAACTTGGTTATCTCTTAGTTAGGACAGCCTGGTCTCTTTAAGCCTCCAGGTGTTTGTAGTGATGGAAGAATTAACACGTTTGCGAGATTAATGATCGTGGGGGAAAGAATGGAGAGGAAAGATCCAGGATCAAAGATGACTAAGATTTCAATCCCAGGACGATGAAGAAGGAAGTAAAGGTGGCAAATGAAAAGCTAGAATTTAGACCTGACTGTCAAGTGCTGAAAGTACCTCTAAGAGGAATGGTCAGGAAAAGCTGTATGAGATGTGAGCCTGGAGGAGGTCATGGAGACATGCACTGGGAAATCACATAAACAGAGGTGACCACAGGAACCACGAGTCAGGGTTAAGAATAGAACTTTTCATtacaaaaggaggaggaagtcgTTAGTAAATGTGACAGAGAAGGTCACTGTGTTGGCTCTGAGCAGGCTTTGCAGTCAGATGACCTAGGTTCTGATCACATCCCTCACTGGCTGAGTAAGATCATAGTGTTTGCCCCTCAGGGACCCCATCTGTCAGCAGAGAGATTAAAACCTAATGTAAAATTGTTGTGAGGAGCAATTACCGTAATCGTTAATAAGTAATTTTGAATTAATGGAGTATCACAGGGTCCTTATTCTTCCATATCTCTTTTTATCCACTCAGTACAATTCTGccctttacttcttttttttctattgaagaatagtcagtttacagtgttgtatcaatttctggtggacagcatagtgtttcagtcatacatatacatataaatactccttttcatattctttttcattatcggttactacaagatattgaatatagttccctgtgctatacagtataaacttgtcatttatctattttatgtatagtagttagtatctgcaaatctcaaaatcccaatttatcccttcttattCCCTTCCCCTggcaatcataagtttgttttctaggtctgtgagtctgtttcagctttgtaaataagttcatttgtgtcttttgtttaagtttccacatatgagataccacaatatcatatggtatttttctttctccttctggcttacttcacttagaacgacgatctccaggtccatccatgttgctgcaaatggcattttattcttttttatggctgagtagtattccattgtataaatgtaccacaatttcttcatctagtcatctgtcagtgatggacatttaggttgtttccatgtctttctgCCTTTTGCTTCTCATCCACTGTTTCAGGATTGAATTTCCCCAATCCCAACTATATCGTAAGTGACTGTAAGGCAAGATCATATGTTGAAGTACTGTTTCACTTACACAGCCAATATTGAACACAATGACAGATTCACCTATTGTTCATGAATACTTACTAAGTTCAGCAGAAAAGAGTGTAAATTTGGTTTAGTAAAAGTCCagatttaaaaattgataagTTCAGggatacattaatttttttcaaatactaaaGGAATTTGTTAGACGTTTCCTATAAATAGCTACATGGTAAACCCATttacaaaagataaataatatagaTTTCACATAACTGGTTTTActatattttgactttttaaatatgcTAATGTTGACACTGAACAGACAGTTACATTACATGCTATGTACCTACTGGGTGTGAGCTCCAGGGTCAagatatttacagaaaagaaggaaacctcCCAATATTTTGAGGAATGGCAAAGGAAAGTTACTCAGTGACAGAAAGAGCTGCAAAGTCTTCCCAAGTCAGGAGCTGCCCAGAGCTCAGTTTCATCATAGCCCACAGTTTGGGGCTCTTAAAATAGGAATCCATTTTTAAGTGACATTTATCTCAGGAATATGTTTGCTATAAAAAGCAAGTCACACTAACACTagcaatgtaaaatatatgatttAAGGTGTGTTACGGGCACACCATGTTCCAAGAttgtggcagagagagaaaatacaaggACATAGCAAGGCCTTGTATTTAAAGGCAATGTGATGGAAGGGAGGTTATGCTAGGCATTAGTGGGGATGTCtcaattgagtttttaaaaaatcctaaaaatgaaGATTCACTAAATTTTGTAGAAAGCAACAGACTTCTCTTGTTGGGCAGAGATGTCTCAGGAATCCTAATTGCAGGATGGTGAAGACGATGCTATTTTTTAACATCTCTACTGGTCAAGGGAAGCCACAAACCTCTGTAAAACGTTCTTGTACTTTTCAAAGCTTTCTCTAGGGAGCTTTCCTAAAGACTAGTTTTAATCAAGATGCAGCGTGATGTAGTTGAAGGAACCAAGTTTAGGAGTCTAAAGatctagctgtgtggccttgggaaagtaaaaatgttttccaCTCTGTGATTTCCTCTTCTGCTTCGTCTGCTTCCTGGGATTATCCACAGTACACCAGGTGTTTTGTTCCCTGCTCATCGTGAAGTGAAGGTTCTCAAATTTCCAGCCTCACCTCTCTTATCCCCTCATCCCAAACAATTTCCCAGAATAATTCCATCCACTCCTGTGGTTTAAATATCACCAAACGATGTGTTAACTATGCATTAATTGCTTTGAGTATTCAATTGCTGAAAAGTCTCTCAAGACTCAAACCTTTTATACTCAACAGAACAGCTTCATCACAGGTAAAGGATGCAGCAACAGCAGGAGAAGGGTATGCAATGAAAAGGAGTCCGGGTATGTCTGGCACCGGCTTCCTTGTCCTCCCAAAGTACACAGGTGCACTTTGTCCACCTGCGTACATGGGAAGCTTCTTGGTACCAAGAAGTCCCAAGTCTGCTTCTCTTTTAATGAACTGGTCTTGTAGGCATAGTCTACCTATGTTACCAGCCTGCAGTGTTGAAACCGCCCCTGGCTCTGCCAAACcagatgctattattattattatcattattgttgaATTATTATAATCCAATTAGTATTACCAAACAATGTTGGCAGGCTGGTACATCCTGCCCTAAGACAGTTCAGGGACCCATGGTTACATAGCACTGTTTATCTTTAGTAAACATATTCCATAGCCTTGGCCAATGGTCAgtaccagtatttttttttaagctctgaaGATAAACATCCAGTCAGTCCATACTGGCTAAGATGAACCCAGGCTTTCTAGTATCAAGAGGATGAGATGCCCCCTGGTTCCCATAGGAGAAGGTAATTGGCTTATTTGAATACATTCTCAGGCTAACAGGGCACGGAAACTCTTGGATACTCAGGAGTAAGCAGGGGCTGTGCCTGGACCCCATGATAAGGAGGGGTTTGCCTGGGAGATCTCACCAGTGGGACTGGAGTGGGGAGGAGAACTCACGGTCAGACCATTCGAGGCCCTTCTGGTTCCCCTCAGATGTTGAGGCAGCACATAATGCTCGGCCTTATTTTGAGCCTTATACCACATGCACACATTCACAAAAAATCACGTGTTTGCCTTTATGTATTAATGCAAAGTtatgcatgtatgtgtgggtATATACAGTCGTCCCTCCGTATCTGCTgaggactggttccaggactcc
Coding sequences within it:
- the LOC105094480 gene encoding olfactory receptor 8B8, which produces MMPENSSVTEFILAGLTNQPQLQMPLFFLFLGFYMVTVAGNLGLITLIGLNCNLHTPMYFFLYNLSFIDFCYSTVITPKMLMSFVSKKNIISYAGCMTQLFFFLFFVISESFVLSAMAYDRYVAICNPLVYTATISPQACLLLLLGVYVMGFAGAMAHTACMVRLTFCANRLVDHYMCDILPLLERSCTSTYVNELVVFVIVGIDIGVPTVTIFISYALILSSILRIRSTEGRSKAFSTCSSHVIAVSLFFGSGAFMYLKPPSLLPMNQGKVSSLFYTIVVPMLNPLIYSLRNKDVKAALKKTLSRKSLS